Proteins co-encoded in one Streptomyces sp. JH34 genomic window:
- a CDS encoding phosphopantetheine-binding protein has protein sequence MNHDQARMFVQEAAQRVVPGADFTSLAPEADLRDAFEMDSLDFLEFVEALAEISGRELTENDYPSLDTWDGCARLLESREPVTHR, from the coding sequence ATGAATCACGATCAAGCACGTATGTTCGTGCAGGAGGCCGCCCAGCGCGTCGTCCCCGGCGCCGACTTCACGAGCCTGGCACCCGAGGCGGATCTCCGGGACGCGTTCGAGATGGACTCCCTCGATTTCCTCGAATTCGTCGAGGCGCTGGCCGAAATCAGCGGCCGGGAACTCACGGAGAACGACTATCCCTCCCTGGACACCTGGGACGGCTGCGCCCGTCTGCTGGAGTCGCGCGAGCCCGTCACGCACAGATGA
- a CDS encoding dihydrolipoamide acetyltransferase family protein: protein MPEFTMPSLGADMDEGMLSEWLVHPGDHVSRGDVVAVVETSKSAIEVECFHTGSIDSLLVPEGTTVAVGTPLALIGTGDQEKPAGERPGNEPPAPRGEQPSAARPESTAPGSGTVTPLIRRLAEEQRVDLTRLHGSGAGGRITRADITRTADTAVGPVPSDRRKKASPLARRLAAESGVDLAEVSGSGRNGTVRAEDVRRAARARGAPPARETSRPTAAQGPSSPSPSPVPKGADRAATARLMTRSKREIPHFYLSTTIDMGAALDWMRDRNAALPVSERLIPAALMLKAVARAAGEVPELNGHWVDDAFVPAGRVRLGVAVALRTGGLVAPALAAAEEQSLSDVMAALKDLVSRARKGRLRASETADPSITVTSLGDQGVERVFGVIYPPQVALVGLGRIVERPAAVNGLLGVRPTLAATLSLDHRAADGATGARFLNCLDRLLQRPEEL from the coding sequence ATGCCCGAATTCACCATGCCGTCCCTGGGGGCGGACATGGACGAGGGAATGTTGTCCGAGTGGCTCGTCCACCCCGGGGACCATGTCTCCCGGGGCGATGTCGTGGCCGTCGTCGAGACGTCCAAGTCAGCCATCGAGGTGGAGTGCTTCCATACGGGAAGCATCGACTCCCTGCTCGTCCCGGAGGGCACGACGGTGGCGGTGGGTACCCCGCTGGCGCTGATCGGGACCGGTGATCAGGAGAAGCCGGCGGGTGAGCGCCCCGGGAACGAGCCGCCTGCCCCTCGCGGTGAGCAGCCTTCCGCGGCTCGGCCGGAGAGCACGGCCCCGGGGAGCGGGACCGTCACCCCTCTGATCCGCCGCCTCGCCGAGGAACAGCGTGTGGACCTGACCCGGCTTCACGGTTCGGGTGCCGGCGGGCGGATCACCCGCGCGGACATCACCCGGACGGCGGACACCGCTGTCGGGCCGGTGCCCTCGGACAGGCGGAAGAAGGCATCGCCCCTGGCCCGCAGGCTGGCGGCGGAGTCCGGGGTGGACCTCGCGGAGGTGTCCGGAAGCGGGCGAAACGGCACAGTCCGCGCTGAGGACGTGCGGCGGGCCGCCCGGGCGCGGGGTGCACCGCCCGCACGGGAGACCTCGCGTCCCACGGCGGCGCAGGGCCCGTCCTCGCCTTCGCCATCACCTGTCCCGAAGGGAGCGGACCGCGCGGCGACGGCTCGCCTGATGACCCGTTCCAAGCGGGAGATCCCGCACTTCTACCTGTCCACGACCATCGACATGGGAGCCGCGCTGGACTGGATGCGCGACCGCAACGCGGCGCTGCCGGTTTCCGAGCGGCTGATACCCGCTGCGCTCATGCTGAAGGCCGTGGCTCGTGCGGCCGGAGAGGTCCCTGAGCTCAACGGGCACTGGGTCGATGACGCGTTCGTGCCCGCCGGCCGGGTCCGACTCGGTGTCGCGGTCGCGCTCCGGACGGGTGGGCTGGTCGCCCCCGCGCTGGCCGCAGCAGAGGAACAGTCCCTGTCCGACGTCATGGCCGCGTTGAAGGATCTCGTGTCCCGGGCGCGCAAGGGGCGGCTCCGGGCCTCGGAGACGGCCGATCCCAGCATCACGGTCACCAGCCTCGGCGATCAGGGTGTCGAGCGCGTGTTCGGTGTCATCTATCCGCCGCAGGTCGCTCTGGTCGGGCTCGGCCGCATCGTCGAACGCCCCGCGGCGGTGAACGGTCTGCTCGGCGTGCGGCCGACGCTGGCGGCGACGCTGTCCCTGGACCACCGGGCGGCCGACGGTGCCACCGGAGCGCGCTTCCTCAACTGCCTCGACCGCCTCCTGCAACGACCGGAGGAGCTATGA
- a CDS encoding pyruvate dehydrogenase complex E1 component subunit beta codes for MKAGGAHDGGGSGATTYREALREALREALTADDRVFLMGEDVGRYGGCFGVSLGLIEEFGPDRVRDTPLSESAFVGAGIGAALAGMRPIVEIMTVNFSLLALDQILNNAATLRHMSGGQIGVPLVIRMTTGAGRQLAAQHSHSLEGWYAHIPGIRVLAPATPQDARLLLAPALADPDPVLIFEHCTLYNTGGDLDPAVPAVDLDHAAVPREGEDLTVIAYGGCLSKALTAAEELAGDGVSAEVIDLRSLRPLDDATVVGSVRRTHRAVVVDEGWRSGSLSAEISARITEQAFFDLDAPVERVCSAEVPIPYARQLEEAALPQVAGIVEAARRVVS; via the coding sequence ATGAAGGCGGGCGGCGCCCACGACGGCGGAGGAAGCGGGGCCACCACCTACCGGGAGGCCCTGCGGGAAGCACTGCGGGAGGCCCTCACCGCGGACGACCGGGTCTTCCTGATGGGTGAGGACGTGGGGCGCTACGGAGGCTGCTTCGGCGTCAGCCTCGGACTGATCGAGGAGTTCGGGCCGGACCGTGTCCGCGACACCCCGTTGTCCGAGTCCGCCTTCGTCGGCGCGGGAATCGGCGCCGCACTGGCCGGGATGCGGCCGATCGTCGAGATCATGACCGTCAACTTCAGTCTGCTGGCGCTCGACCAGATCCTCAACAACGCCGCCACGCTGCGCCACATGTCGGGCGGCCAGATCGGTGTCCCGCTCGTGATCCGGATGACCACGGGCGCCGGACGTCAGCTCGCCGCCCAGCACTCGCACAGTCTGGAGGGCTGGTACGCGCACATCCCCGGCATCCGGGTCCTCGCACCGGCGACGCCGCAGGATGCGCGTCTGCTGCTCGCTCCCGCGCTGGCAGACCCCGACCCCGTCCTCATCTTCGAGCACTGCACGCTGTACAACACCGGAGGGGATCTCGATCCCGCCGTGCCGGCGGTGGATCTGGACCATGCCGCAGTGCCTCGCGAGGGCGAGGACCTCACCGTGATCGCCTACGGCGGCTGCCTTTCCAAAGCACTCACCGCGGCGGAGGAACTGGCCGGGGACGGCGTCAGCGCCGAGGTGATCGACCTGCGCTCCCTGCGGCCGCTCGACGATGCCACCGTCGTGGGTTCGGTCCGGCGAACCCACCGTGCGGTAGTGGTCGACGAGGGCTGGCGGAGCGGAAGCCTTTCCGCCGAGATATCGGCCCGGATCACGGAGCAGGCGTTCTTCGACCTGGATGCCCCCGTCGAGCGGGTCTGCAGTGCGGAGGTGCCGATTCCCTACGCCCGGCAGTTGGAGGAGGCCGCTCTGCCGCAGGTGGCGGGGATCGTGGAGGCGGCGCGCCGGGTGGTGAGCTGA
- the acsA gene encoding acetate--CoA ligase gives MTVPSASPVMRDYGSVRAGFDWRRARARLAGLPGGGVNMGYEAVDRHLLEGTGEHVALRCVSREGTATSLTFAQLADRSSRFANALGTLGVARGETVFTLLGRGTELYATVLGTLRAGRVLCPLFTAFGPEPVRLRMDLGGARVLVTTRALYDRKVASIRARVPRLRHVLLVDPGDGPLPDGTLSLPELMAASSPDFTVTATDPEDLALLHFTSGTTGSPKGAMHKHGAVLAHEVTAAYALDLREGDVFWCTADPGWVTGMSYGIIGPLTLGVTTVVDAGDFDPGRWYTILAEERVTVWYTAPTALRMLMRLTPRAGSGTPREQYDLSALRFVASVGEPLAPEAVRWGQEALGLPVHDTWWQTETGAIMIAGFAADPVRPGSMGRPVPGVEAAVLRCGDDDRAAVTNGHVRVVDAPGVRGELALRVGWPSMFCGYLHEQHRYEACFADGWYLTGDLVTRDADGWYWFVGRSDDVIKSAGHLIGPFEVESALMEHPAVAEAGVIGRPDAVAGAIVKAFVALRTDYTAGDELRRELLAFARKRLGPAVAPREIDFESDLPRTRSGKVMRRLLRARELGLPEGDVSSLETTGHARGTSGGSEEQR, from the coding sequence ATGACGGTCCCGTCGGCCTCTCCGGTCATGCGCGACTACGGCAGCGTCCGCGCCGGCTTCGACTGGCGGCGCGCCCGCGCCCGGCTCGCGGGCCTGCCCGGCGGTGGAGTGAACATGGGCTACGAGGCGGTCGACCGGCATCTGCTCGAAGGCACCGGAGAGCACGTGGCGCTGCGCTGTGTGTCACGGGAGGGGACGGCCACGAGTCTCACCTTCGCGCAGTTGGCCGACCGCAGCTCACGCTTCGCGAACGCCCTCGGGACCCTCGGGGTGGCGCGCGGCGAGACGGTGTTCACCCTCCTCGGCCGCGGCACCGAGCTGTACGCCACCGTATTGGGCACCCTGCGCGCGGGCCGGGTCCTGTGCCCGCTGTTCACGGCCTTCGGTCCAGAACCCGTGCGGCTGCGGATGGACCTGGGGGGAGCGCGGGTCCTCGTCACCACCCGAGCCCTCTACGACCGGAAAGTGGCCTCGATCCGCGCCCGTGTCCCCCGTCTGCGGCATGTCCTGCTCGTCGACCCCGGGGACGGCCCCCTTCCTGACGGCACCTTGTCCCTGCCGGAGCTCATGGCGGCCTCGTCCCCCGACTTCACCGTCACGGCGACGGATCCGGAGGATCTGGCTCTGCTGCACTTCACCAGTGGGACCACCGGGTCCCCCAAGGGCGCGATGCACAAGCACGGGGCTGTTCTCGCCCACGAGGTCACCGCGGCGTATGCGCTCGACCTGCGGGAGGGCGACGTGTTCTGGTGCACGGCCGATCCGGGCTGGGTGACGGGCATGTCGTACGGCATCATCGGCCCGCTCACCCTCGGGGTCACGACCGTGGTGGATGCGGGTGACTTCGATCCGGGCCGCTGGTACACGATCCTCGCCGAGGAGAGGGTGACCGTGTGGTACACGGCGCCGACGGCCTTGCGGATGCTGATGCGTCTCACGCCCCGTGCGGGTTCCGGTACGCCGCGCGAGCAGTACGACCTCTCAGCCCTGCGCTTTGTGGCGAGTGTGGGGGAACCGCTCGCCCCGGAGGCTGTCCGCTGGGGTCAGGAGGCACTCGGACTGCCTGTCCACGACACGTGGTGGCAGACGGAGACGGGCGCGATCATGATCGCCGGGTTCGCTGCCGACCCGGTGCGGCCGGGATCGATGGGACGGCCCGTCCCCGGGGTGGAAGCCGCCGTACTGCGGTGCGGCGACGACGACCGGGCCGCCGTGACGAACGGGCATGTCCGGGTCGTCGACGCTCCGGGCGTACGGGGCGAACTCGCCCTGCGCGTGGGCTGGCCTTCGATGTTCTGCGGGTATCTGCACGAACAGCACCGCTACGAGGCGTGCTTCGCCGACGGGTGGTATCTGACGGGCGATCTGGTCACCCGTGACGCGGACGGCTGGTACTGGTTCGTGGGCCGCTCCGACGACGTCATCAAGTCCGCCGGGCACCTGATCGGTCCGTTCGAGGTGGAGAGCGCGCTGATGGAACATCCGGCTGTGGCCGAGGCCGGGGTCATAGGACGGCCCGACGCCGTGGCCGGCGCGATCGTCAAGGCCTTCGTCGCGTTGCGGACCGACTACACGGCGGGGGACGAACTGCGCCGGGAACTGCTCGCGTTCGCCCGGAAGCGTCTCGGGCCGGCTGTCGCTCCGAGGGAGATCGACTTCGAGTCCGATCTGCCCAGGACGCGCAGCGGCAAGGTGATGCGCCGGCTGCTGCGGGCCCGTGAACTCGGTCTGCCCGAGGGAGACGTGTCATCTCTGGAGACCACCGGCCACGCGCGCGGCACGTCCGGAGGGAGCGAGGAACAGCGATGA
- a CDS encoding CBS domain-containing protein produces MQHRTVFEVMTHDVVTVGPTASFKEVARLFRDHDISAVPVVDASRRVLGVVSEADLLRSTVDLPDLEGRGTNTRPLPEGRGRPGAETAAELMTTPALTAQPTWNLVETARTMHGKGVKRLPVADETGRLVGIVSRSDLLRPFLRRDSAIREEIEHDVLSATMRLAPDDIRVSVRDGVVTLTGKVDERGSIPVLERLCRSVDGVVALHESVEYTYDNLGLDVEPPR; encoded by the coding sequence ATGCAGCACCGCACTGTCTTCGAAGTCATGACCCACGACGTCGTCACCGTGGGTCCCACTGCCTCGTTCAAGGAGGTGGCACGGCTCTTCCGTGATCACGACATCTCCGCGGTTCCGGTCGTCGACGCCTCCCGTCGTGTGCTCGGAGTGGTCTCGGAGGCCGATCTCCTGCGGAGCACCGTCGACCTGCCGGATCTGGAGGGACGCGGGACGAACACCCGTCCGCTCCCCGAGGGCCGTGGGCGGCCCGGAGCGGAGACAGCGGCCGAGCTGATGACCACGCCCGCACTGACCGCGCAGCCCACCTGGAATCTCGTGGAGACCGCCCGCACGATGCACGGCAAGGGCGTGAAACGGCTTCCCGTGGCGGACGAGACCGGGCGGCTCGTCGGGATCGTGAGCCGCAGTGACCTCCTGCGGCCCTTCCTCCGGCGCGACTCCGCGATCCGCGAGGAGATCGAACACGATGTGCTGAGTGCCACGATGCGCCTCGCCCCCGACGACATCCGCGTGAGTGTCCGTGACGGCGTGGTCACACTCACGGGCAAGGTCGACGAACGCGGCAGCATCCCGGTCCTCGAACGACTCTGCAGGTCCGTCGACGGAGTGGTCGCGCTCCATGAGTCGGTCGAATACACCTACGACAACCTCGGCCTCGACGTGGAGCCACCGCGATGA
- a CDS encoding PPOX class F420-dependent oxidoreductase, with protein sequence MSKPPLPDAAVAMLRKPNPAVIATLRSDGQPVSTATWYLWDDGRVLVNMDEGRKRLDHVRRDARVTLTVLDDSDWYTHVTLIGRVVEMSADEGLAGIDRLSRQYLGQPYAARDRGRVNAWIEIDRWHGWGGFRDSAQAAT encoded by the coding sequence GTGTCGAAGCCGCCGCTTCCCGACGCCGCGGTCGCCATGCTGCGCAAGCCCAACCCGGCTGTGATCGCGACCCTTCGTTCGGACGGGCAGCCCGTCTCCACGGCCACCTGGTACCTCTGGGACGACGGCCGGGTGCTGGTCAACATGGACGAGGGCCGCAAGCGCCTCGACCACGTCCGCAGGGATGCCCGCGTCACCCTGACGGTGCTCGACGACTCGGACTGGTACACCCATGTGACCCTGATCGGGCGGGTCGTCGAGATGAGCGCCGACGAGGGTCTGGCCGGCATCGACCGCCTGTCCCGGCAGTACCTCGGCCAGCCTTACGCGGCCCGTGACCGCGGCCGGGTGAACGCCTGGATCGAGATCGACCGCTGGCACGGTTGGGGCGGCTTCCGCGACAGCGCGCAGGCAGCGACCTAG
- a CDS encoding maleylpyruvate isomerase family mycothiol-dependent enzyme — MTDSTPVVDAGRDAGGIWPLIRAERAALAADLSCLSDDQWEAPSLCSELTVREVLAHLTAGASLDPVRWMAGVIRCRFDFDRQVALRLAEQLGDSPAGTLERFRSVVPSTTKPPLPVVAMLGETIVHSEDIRRPLGIRRDYPIGTVTRVADHYRDSDLVVPARKRIRGLRLAASDGPFRAGAGPLVSGTTTALVMAMTGRAAYLGDLEGDGVGILRERCATA; from the coding sequence ATGACCGATTCGACACCGGTGGTGGACGCCGGCCGCGACGCGGGGGGAATCTGGCCCCTGATCCGCGCCGAGAGGGCGGCGCTGGCGGCCGACCTCTCCTGCTTGTCCGACGATCAGTGGGAGGCACCCTCACTGTGCAGTGAGCTGACGGTCCGTGAGGTGCTGGCGCATCTCACCGCGGGGGCGAGCCTCGACCCGGTGCGGTGGATGGCCGGTGTGATCCGATGCAGGTTCGACTTCGACCGACAGGTGGCCTTACGGCTGGCCGAGCAACTGGGCGACTCACCGGCCGGAACGCTCGAGCGGTTCCGGAGCGTCGTGCCGAGCACGACGAAGCCGCCCCTCCCGGTCGTGGCCATGCTCGGAGAGACGATCGTGCACTCGGAGGACATCCGGCGTCCTCTGGGGATCCGCCGGGACTATCCGATCGGCACGGTCACGCGGGTCGCCGACCACTACCGGGACTCGGACCTCGTGGTTCCCGCGAGGAAACGTATCCGTGGGCTGCGGCTCGCCGCGTCCGACGGCCCCTTCAGGGCCGGTGCCGGACCACTCGTCTCCGGCACCACCACAGCACTGGTCATGGCCATGACCGGTCGTGCCGCCTACCTCGGTGATCTGGAGGGCGACGGGGTCGGCATTCTCCGGGAACGCTGCGCAACCGCGTGA
- a CDS encoding GNAT family N-acetyltransferase — translation MGEYEITTAGSREMTTFLEWAEDEQWNPGKLDRLPFHAADPHGFFLGRLDNEPVTSVSAVRYGREFGFIGFYIARPPVRGRGYAIQAWRAAMRHLDGRNVGLDGVVGQQDNYRRSGFRTAWNHLRYAGVPGVGRPSGDISVVDAGTVPFGVLASYDRRFFPAPRDAFLSLWVALPGHTALVAVQDGELRGFGVARPAGTGARVGPLHAASDDVALALLHGLSAARPGEPLALDVPDVNAAAIVLMERLGLEPTFECARMYTRGVPEVDLPGIYAATTIELG, via the coding sequence ATGGGCGAGTACGAGATCACGACTGCCGGAAGCCGCGAGATGACGACGTTCCTGGAGTGGGCCGAAGACGAGCAGTGGAACCCCGGGAAGCTGGACCGGCTCCCCTTCCATGCCGCCGACCCGCACGGGTTCTTCCTGGGCAGGCTGGACAACGAACCGGTCACGTCCGTCTCAGCAGTGCGGTACGGGCGGGAGTTCGGATTCATCGGGTTCTACATCGCGAGGCCACCGGTCCGCGGCCGGGGCTACGCGATCCAGGCGTGGCGGGCGGCCATGCGGCACCTGGACGGTCGGAACGTGGGTCTCGACGGTGTGGTCGGCCAGCAGGACAACTACCGCAGGTCCGGTTTCCGTACCGCGTGGAACCACCTGCGGTACGCGGGAGTTCCGGGCGTCGGGAGGCCCAGCGGAGACATCTCGGTCGTCGACGCCGGGACCGTGCCGTTCGGCGTGCTGGCGTCCTACGACCGCCGCTTCTTCCCCGCCCCTCGTGACGCCTTCCTCTCCCTGTGGGTGGCGCTTCCCGGCCACACGGCCCTCGTGGCTGTTCAGGACGGCGAGTTGCGGGGCTTCGGGGTCGCGCGCCCCGCCGGTACCGGGGCGCGCGTCGGCCCGCTCCACGCCGCGTCCGACGACGTCGCTCTCGCCCTGCTGCACGGTCTGTCGGCGGCTCGGCCGGGGGAGCCGCTGGCCCTGGACGTACCGGATGTCAACGCAGCGGCGATCGTGCTGATGGAACGCCTGGGTCTCGAACCGACCTTCGAGTGCGCCCGGATGTACACCAGGGGCGTACCCGAGGTCGATCTGCCCGGTATCTACGCGGCCACCACCATCGAACTCGGATAG
- a CDS encoding TIGR03620 family F420-dependent LLM class oxidoreductase yields MTSEKRGTFGQVGIWSSALHGSRTDDAGRGAIAEAVAELEELKYGTLWIGGSPSVGDAAAVVAATRTVTVATGILSIWDHSAEAVAKHVAAIDGSARGRFVLGLGVSHGPMVPRYEKPYSAMVAYLDALDAATPPVDSGHRVLAALGPRMLKLATDRAQGAHPYLVTAEHTAEARTALGPDALLAPELSVVLDNDIDRARTTARNMLAMYLGLPNYTDNLVRLGFAESDFHGGGSTRLLDALFALGDTARVRARTREYLDAGADHVALQILTAEEGGGGLPRAEWRELAGAFGDDL; encoded by the coding sequence ATGACTTCTGAGAAGCGTGGGACATTCGGACAGGTCGGCATCTGGAGCAGCGCCCTGCACGGGTCACGAACGGACGACGCGGGCAGGGGTGCGATCGCGGAAGCCGTCGCCGAGCTCGAGGAACTGAAGTACGGCACCCTCTGGATCGGTGGGAGCCCCTCGGTCGGGGACGCGGCAGCCGTGGTGGCCGCCACCCGCACGGTCACCGTGGCGACCGGCATCCTGAGCATCTGGGACCACTCCGCCGAGGCGGTGGCGAAACACGTCGCCGCGATCGACGGGAGCGCCCGGGGGCGGTTCGTGCTCGGTCTGGGCGTCAGCCACGGCCCGATGGTTCCCCGGTACGAGAAGCCCTACAGCGCGATGGTCGCCTATCTCGACGCGCTCGACGCGGCGACGCCACCGGTGGACTCCGGGCACCGGGTCCTCGCCGCGCTCGGTCCGAGGATGCTGAAGCTCGCCACCGACCGTGCCCAGGGCGCCCACCCCTATCTCGTCACCGCCGAGCACACCGCGGAGGCACGCACGGCGCTCGGCCCCGACGCACTGCTCGCCCCGGAACTGTCGGTGGTCCTCGACAACGACATCGACCGGGCCCGCACCACCGCACGGAACATGCTGGCGATGTATCTCGGACTCCCCAACTACACCGACAACCTGGTGCGCCTGGGGTTCGCCGAGAGCGACTTCCACGGCGGGGGCAGCACACGTCTCCTCGACGCTCTCTTCGCCCTGGGTGACACCGCACGCGTGCGGGCCCGGACGCGCGAGTATCTCGATGCCGGGGCCGATCACGTGGCGCTGCAGATCCTCACCGCCGAGGAGGGCGGCGGCGGGCTGCCCCGAGCGGAGTGGCGTGAGCTGGCGGGGGCGTTCGGCGACGACTTGTAG
- a CDS encoding glycerophosphodiester phosphodiesterase family protein — translation MSLRHTIAGLVLLPALAVPSAAHAAALHGHEPAHRAVFDLQAHRGGLGLTTESSLEGFGKAIRLGVSTLELDTQITEDRRVVVTHDRQVDARKCRDTGPLTSGDPMYPYVGKYIKDLTLAQIKPMDCGYQQLPGFPEQERVAGFRLVELRDVLGLVRRYGAKRVKLNIETKVEAGAPEQTAPRGLFVRRVFEEIHRSGIEDQVSVQSFDWGSLREMHELAPHYPLVALTNYDFLQVGKPGASPWLGGIDADDHDGDFVRAAAAVPGVTALSPNYGFPQNGKVTDPGFRFYPDRKMLRDAHRRGLEVIPWTCDDPATVEALLDMGIDGIITDHPDRVRDIMAARGMPLPTAYPAPRH, via the coding sequence ATGTCCCTGAGGCACACCATCGCCGGCCTGGTCCTTCTCCCCGCGCTCGCCGTCCCGTCAGCCGCGCACGCGGCCGCACTCCACGGGCACGAACCGGCCCACCGGGCTGTGTTCGACCTCCAGGCCCACCGTGGAGGCCTCGGGCTGACCACTGAGTCGTCCCTGGAAGGCTTCGGCAAGGCGATACGCCTGGGTGTCAGCACCCTGGAACTGGACACCCAGATCACCGAGGACCGGAGGGTGGTGGTGACCCATGACCGGCAGGTCGATGCCCGGAAGTGCAGGGACACCGGCCCGCTGACCTCGGGCGACCCGATGTACCCGTACGTCGGCAAGTACATCAAGGACCTGACGCTCGCGCAGATCAAGCCCATGGACTGCGGATATCAGCAGCTGCCCGGATTCCCGGAACAGGAGCGGGTCGCCGGCTTTCGCCTGGTCGAGCTCAGGGACGTCCTCGGCCTGGTGAGGAGGTACGGGGCGAAGAGGGTCAAGCTGAACATCGAGACGAAGGTGGAGGCCGGAGCTCCCGAACAGACGGCGCCGCGCGGGCTGTTCGTCCGCCGTGTGTTCGAGGAGATCCACCGCTCCGGCATCGAGGACCAGGTGTCCGTCCAGTCCTTCGACTGGGGGTCGCTGAGGGAGATGCACGAACTCGCACCGCACTACCCTCTGGTCGCGCTGACGAACTACGACTTCCTCCAGGTGGGGAAGCCCGGAGCTTCCCCCTGGCTCGGCGGGATCGACGCCGACGACCACGACGGGGACTTCGTGCGGGCCGCGGCCGCCGTCCCCGGCGTGACCGCACTGTCCCCGAACTACGGCTTCCCGCAGAACGGCAAGGTCACCGACCCCGGCTTCCGTTTCTACCCCGACAGGAAGATGCTGCGCGATGCGCACCGGCGCGGACTGGAAGTCATCCCCTGGACCTGTGACGACCCCGCCACCGTCGAGGCACTCCTGGACATGGGGATCGACGGGATCATCACCGACCACCCGGACCGCGTGCGGGACATCATGGCCGCGCGCGGCATGCCCCTGCCGACGGCCTATCCGGCGCCACGGCACTGA